Proteins from a genomic interval of Meiothermus sp.:
- a CDS encoding TQO small subunit DoxD — protein sequence MAATRINTNVQIPEPNITKFLFADARLSPIWLVLRIYLGWQWLEAGWGKLTNPAGVWVGDKAGAAVGGFLERALSKTTGEHPDVTGWYAWFIQNVALPNKVLFSYLVTFGEILVGIALIVGLFTGFAAFFAGLMNAAFLLAGTVSSNPWMFIVATWLVLAWRTAGYLGLDYFVLPRLGVIFRRKAEATS from the coding sequence ATGGCAGCAACAAGAATCAACACTAACGTGCAAATCCCCGAGCCCAACATCACGAAGTTCCTCTTCGCGGATGCGCGGCTCTCGCCCATCTGGCTCGTCCTGAGGATTTACCTAGGCTGGCAGTGGCTCGAGGCGGGCTGGGGCAAGCTCACCAACCCGGCTGGGGTTTGGGTCGGGGATAAGGCAGGGGCGGCAGTGGGTGGCTTCCTCGAGCGGGCTCTAAGCAAGACCACCGGTGAGCACCCCGACGTAACGGGCTGGTACGCTTGGTTCATCCAGAACGTGGCCCTGCCCAACAAGGTGCTCTTCAGCTATCTGGTCACCTTCGGCGAGATCCTGGTGGGCATCGCGCTCATCGTCGGGCTCTTCACCGGCTTCGCAGCCTTCTTCGCCGGCCTGATGAACGCGGCCTTCCTGCTGGCGGGCACCGTGAGCTCGAACCCCTGGATGTTCATCGTAGCCACCTGGCTCGTCCTCGCCTGGCGCACCGCGGGCTATCTGGGCCTCGACTACTTCGTCCTGCCCCGGCTGGGCGTGATCTTCAGGAGAAAGGCGGAGGCAACGTCGTAG